One genomic segment of Hydrocarboniclastica marina includes these proteins:
- a CDS encoding DUF6231 family protein, which translates to MEPKMVLKQILYSVNPKSIICCGEQACLLAEAWHCDYPETRVTRISADDPTAVFPLDQLYDVALISETLEQLSHAQGRNLLGQLRNSGARRIAVMTETHAPWQFADFIGLGFKRILDSAGQPPASIYAYDIDNYNHKRQWNNAENWANPGRWNKSHW; encoded by the coding sequence ATGGAACCGAAAATGGTGCTCAAACAGATTCTCTACAGCGTAAACCCAAAGTCGATCATCTGCTGTGGCGAACAGGCCTGCCTTCTGGCTGAAGCCTGGCATTGCGACTATCCGGAAACGCGTGTGACGCGCATTTCAGCGGATGACCCTACAGCTGTCTTTCCGCTTGATCAGTTGTACGACGTTGCGTTGATTTCTGAAACCCTTGAACAGCTATCCCATGCTCAGGGAAGAAATCTTCTGGGCCAGTTGCGCAATTCGGGCGCCCGCAGAATCGCTGTGATGACGGAAACCCATGCCCCGTGGCAATTCGCAGATTTCATTGGCCTGGGGTTCAAGCGCATTCTCGATTCGGCGGGGCAACCTCCGGCAAGTATTTATGCCTACGACATCGACAACTATAACCACAAGCGACAATGGAACAATGCTGAAAACTGGGCTAACCCCGGCAGGTGGAACAAATCTCACTGGTGA
- a CDS encoding YnfA family protein produces MFTAFVYLSAALAEIAGCFAFWSWYRLSGSVLWLVPGMLSLALFAWLLSLVDADYAGRAYAAYGGVYIVSALLWLWLVEQRMPDRWDLLGAGICLAGAAVILLGPRGA; encoded by the coding sequence ATGTTTACCGCATTCGTCTACCTCAGCGCTGCGCTTGCTGAAATCGCAGGCTGCTTCGCGTTCTGGTCCTGGTACCGGCTAAGTGGGTCGGTGCTATGGCTTGTCCCCGGAATGTTAAGCCTGGCGCTGTTTGCGTGGCTTCTGAGCCTAGTGGATGCAGACTACGCCGGTAGAGCCTACGCTGCGTACGGTGGAGTATATATTGTTAGCGCATTGCTCTGGCTTTGGCTGGTGGAGCAGCGGATGCCGGACCGGTGGGACTTGCTGGGTGCTGGCATCTGCCTGGCAGGTGCGGCAGTGATACTGTTGGGGCCGCGCGGGGCGTAA
- a CDS encoding bifunctional diguanylate cyclase/phosphodiesterase, translating into MNIFKKNIWLLFLLLVITSVTLLGARSASRWHEMAAHYELSQKGLVKQWFASWSALLEQHEAIITLIGYDIIERYDREPADVQARLDELMELNPELFSGFALVSPTGEVLELTSNLESDNLPNLLSLPHTRDSFAFALVTDRMVLGRTYYAPRLVVPARKAIRDEDGRVLGVMTGALSVHAKKGFFGRKSVLGPFNQVTILRSRDRYIQYATNGQAISQFHSRQMEPAAYQNLMLALESAAEGDPTNLDAAYEPIVFRRNTHTERGYVRGVALYHPRYEFWLISEIEEQHLVGQFRRVLASYLVIMLAFLTGMYLLFRYIDNVDKKRRRELEFQANHDALTQLPNRNFLLKSFLEWKQERSEFSLLFVDLDNFKGINDNFGHSVGDRILVELARRFLALAGNQELVVRHGGDEFVFLTTGNSLDENEKRLSRLIYEACETVPVSERHFSPGCSIGIARLPHHGTELDELLRAADIAMYEAKKKRNSVCLFQPHLEMHYLRQMQIEQFLRGAEKRGEIYLSYQPQVDAAGNLFGVEALARWQSPELGIVAPDQFIGVAESSGQMGPLGAYIIDLALSEICGLRHRCGLDFRLSINISVRQFADDTFVRNLIFKVQESGIPFGRLCLEVTENLVIEDLQRVQGMLGEFHDAGIKIALDDFGKGYSSLSILRHLPLDEIKIDKSFIDDIVTDETALKMVQNIIAIGHNHGMAVLAEGVETSEQLQILKHCGCDYFQGYYFSKPISATSLEAFVSQDH; encoded by the coding sequence ATGAATATTTTCAAGAAGAATATCTGGCTGTTGTTTCTGCTCCTGGTGATAACCAGCGTTACTTTGCTGGGCGCGCGTTCCGCGTCGCGATGGCATGAGATGGCTGCCCACTACGAACTCAGCCAGAAAGGGCTGGTGAAGCAATGGTTCGCTAGCTGGTCCGCGCTCCTGGAACAGCACGAAGCTATCATTACGCTCATTGGTTACGACATCATCGAACGCTACGACCGCGAACCAGCCGATGTCCAGGCCCGGCTTGATGAGTTGATGGAACTCAACCCCGAGCTGTTCTCCGGTTTCGCCCTGGTCTCTCCCACGGGCGAAGTGCTTGAATTAACGTCCAACCTCGAAAGCGACAACCTGCCCAATCTTCTGAGCCTGCCTCACACCCGGGATTCCTTCGCTTTTGCACTCGTCACGGACAGAATGGTTCTTGGCCGAACGTACTACGCGCCGCGTCTGGTTGTGCCAGCGCGCAAAGCCATACGTGATGAGGATGGGCGCGTGCTCGGGGTGATGACCGGGGCTCTGAGCGTGCATGCCAAGAAGGGGTTTTTCGGGCGAAAATCGGTGCTTGGGCCATTCAATCAGGTGACCATACTGCGCAGTCGCGACCGCTACATCCAGTACGCGACCAATGGTCAGGCGATCAGTCAGTTTCATAGCCGGCAAATGGAGCCAGCGGCGTATCAAAATCTTATGCTGGCGCTTGAGTCTGCTGCAGAGGGCGACCCGACGAATTTGGACGCGGCCTACGAGCCCATAGTCTTTCGGCGCAATACGCATACAGAGCGAGGTTATGTTCGTGGCGTGGCGCTTTATCATCCTCGGTATGAATTCTGGCTGATCTCGGAAATAGAGGAGCAGCACCTGGTTGGCCAGTTCCGTCGGGTTCTTGCATCGTACCTCGTCATCATGCTGGCGTTCCTGACCGGCATGTACCTGCTGTTCAGATACATCGATAACGTCGACAAAAAACGCCGGCGAGAGCTTGAATTCCAGGCGAACCACGATGCACTGACCCAGCTGCCCAATCGGAACTTTTTGCTGAAGAGCTTCCTGGAGTGGAAACAAGAAAGGTCGGAGTTTTCGCTGCTGTTTGTTGATCTGGATAACTTCAAAGGCATAAACGATAACTTCGGCCACAGCGTCGGTGACCGGATTCTGGTTGAGCTGGCACGACGATTTCTGGCCCTGGCAGGCAACCAGGAGCTGGTGGTGCGACACGGCGGCGATGAATTTGTTTTTCTGACGACGGGGAATTCGTTGGATGAAAATGAGAAGCGGTTGTCGCGGCTGATATACGAGGCCTGCGAAACCGTACCTGTATCTGAGCGGCACTTTTCCCCTGGCTGTAGCATCGGTATTGCCCGGTTACCGCACCATGGCACCGAGCTGGATGAGTTGCTCAGAGCGGCTGACATAGCGATGTACGAGGCCAAGAAAAAGCGCAACAGCGTCTGCTTGTTCCAGCCGCATCTCGAGATGCATTACCTGCGACAAATGCAGATAGAACAGTTTCTACGCGGCGCGGAGAAACGTGGAGAAATCTACCTGAGCTATCAGCCGCAGGTGGACGCTGCCGGAAATCTTTTTGGCGTCGAGGCCCTGGCGCGCTGGCAGAGCCCGGAGCTTGGCATTGTCGCGCCAGACCAGTTTATTGGCGTGGCCGAGAGTTCGGGGCAGATGGGCCCGCTGGGGGCCTACATTATCGACCTGGCGTTAAGCGAAATCTGCGGATTACGCCACCGCTGCGGCCTGGACTTCCGATTGTCGATTAATATTTCGGTCCGCCAGTTTGCGGATGATACATTCGTGCGGAATCTAATCTTTAAAGTCCAAGAGAGCGGGATTCCGTTTGGCCGGCTGTGTCTTGAAGTCACCGAAAATCTGGTCATTGAAGACCTGCAACGGGTCCAGGGAATGCTGGGCGAATTCCATGATGCAGGTATTAAGATTGCGCTGGATGACTTCGGTAAAGGCTATTCGTCGTTGAGCATCCTGCGGCACCTGCCGCTGGACGAAATCAAAATCGACAAGAGTTTCATCGATGACATTGTGACTGATGAAACCGCGCTAAAAATGGTCCAGAACATCATCGCAATAGGCCACAACCACGGGATGGCCGTGCTGGCCGAAGGGGTAGAAACTTCAGAGCAACTGCAGATTCTCAAGCATTGCGGCTGTGATTACTTTCAGGGCTACTATTTTTCGAAACCCATCTCGGCCACTTCGCTCGAGGCCTTTGTCAGCCAGGATCATTGA
- a CDS encoding TIGR04283 family arsenosugar biosynthesis glycosyltransferase: MKIDIVMPVLNEAEVITQSLERLQSLRVRGHRVILVDGGSRDATLANSAGLVDEVRVSAAGRALQMNEGARAQSGDVLLFLHADTRLPADAEAALEAFYGSARDWGRFDVRLSGRRPELRMIERMMSWRSRLTGIATGDQAMFVRRQTLVSVGGFPEIPLMEDVELSKRLRQRSRPYCVSSPVITSSRRWEQHGVWRTVILMWRLRFDYWRGTPPEELTKRYYRSD; encoded by the coding sequence GTGAAAATCGACATTGTCATGCCGGTTCTCAACGAAGCCGAAGTAATAACGCAGTCGCTTGAGCGGCTTCAGTCTCTACGCGTGCGCGGGCATCGCGTAATCCTGGTGGACGGTGGAAGCCGCGACGCCACGCTGGCGAACAGTGCAGGCCTGGTTGACGAGGTTCGCGTTTCGGCTGCCGGGCGTGCGCTGCAGATGAACGAAGGCGCTCGTGCACAGAGTGGGGATGTGTTGCTATTTTTGCACGCCGACACGCGTCTGCCGGCGGATGCCGAAGCCGCGTTAGAGGCTTTTTATGGCTCAGCACGTGATTGGGGCCGGTTCGATGTTCGGCTAAGCGGCCGCCGGCCGGAACTGCGAATGATCGAGCGAATGATGTCGTGGCGCTCCCGTTTAACGGGGATCGCCACGGGCGATCAGGCCATGTTCGTGCGGCGCCAGACACTCGTCAGCGTTGGCGGATTTCCAGAGATACCGTTGATGGAAGACGTTGAACTGAGCAAGCGTCTACGCCAGCGCTCGCGCCCTTACTGTGTTTCTTCGCCTGTAATCACCAGCAGTCGTCGCTGGGAGCAGCACGGGGTCTGGCGCACAGTGATACTGATGTGGCGGCTGCGGTTTGACTACTGGCGCGGCACCCCTCCCGAGGAGTTGACGAAACGCTACTACCGCTCCGATTGA
- a CDS encoding TIGR04282 family arsenosugar biosynthesis glycosyltransferase — MTSTSATSTLVIQFCKWPAAGNVKTRLIPALGEQGAVDAHLALSTAVLENLLVAGFPVELWWDRAPDDLQYAESSRLFDLLKQNGVKEQVQCEGNLGQRMSGALRDGLERVERVIIVGSDCPAVQGEYVRKAAAALEKTDVVLGPAEDGGYVLIGVRNLESRMFDGVEWGTDKVLLQTAQRAEEVGLTVGRLNTLWDVDEVEDWDRFQLGRS, encoded by the coding sequence ATGACCTCGACGTCGGCAACGAGCACGCTCGTGATCCAATTCTGCAAATGGCCAGCAGCAGGCAACGTCAAGACGCGGCTCATCCCGGCACTGGGCGAGCAAGGCGCCGTTGATGCCCACCTAGCGCTGAGCACCGCTGTACTCGAGAATCTATTGGTCGCAGGCTTTCCCGTGGAGCTTTGGTGGGATCGCGCGCCCGATGACTTGCAATATGCTGAGTCGTCTCGACTATTCGACCTGCTGAAGCAGAATGGCGTTAAGGAACAGGTTCAGTGCGAAGGAAACCTTGGGCAGCGGATGTCCGGTGCCCTGCGGGACGGGCTTGAACGTGTGGAGCGGGTGATCATCGTTGGCAGCGATTGCCCCGCGGTACAGGGGGAATACGTCCGAAAAGCTGCCGCAGCGTTGGAGAAAACCGATGTTGTGTTGGGCCCGGCGGAAGACGGGGGCTATGTACTGATTGGGGTAAGGAACTTAGAGAGCAGAATGTTTGATGGAGTGGAGTGGGGAACTGATAAGGTTTTGCTGCAGACGGCACAGCGTGCTGAAGAGGTTGGGCTGACAGTCGGGCGACTGAATACGCTATGGGACGTTGATGAGGTGGAGGATTGGGATCGGTTTCAGCTAGGACGAAGCTGA